In Trichocoleus desertorum NBK24, the following are encoded in one genomic region:
- a CDS encoding EAL domain-containing protein, producing MYQYPIKVLLVEDDEDDYILTQSLLSEIEGGTFSLEWVNCYEAALSIMGQHQHDVYLIDYRLGLYNGLELLQAAIAQGCRAPIILLTGQGDHEVDVAAMRAGAADYLVKGRMDATLLERAIRYAIERKRTLEALRTSESRLEGILASLDDVVWSISATTFETIYISPSAAALYGRPVTEFYQNSQLWLEIVHPEDLEQVKVASERLLKVGSKNLEYRILQPTGELRWIHDRAHVVYDENNHGIRIDGMAIDITDTKQAEAALRQVVRENSQLASAIANMTIGVVITDPNLPDNPIIFANPGFTKMTGYTAEEVLGCNCRFLQGTGTNPDHLNAMRQAIATHRSTTQVLLNYRKDGTTFWNELTINPVFDGDGKLINFIGLQNDVTARKQAEEDLRESQERYALAVEGANDGLWDWNLKTNEIYFSPRWKSMLGYQEGEIGSFPEEWFSRVHPEDVERLKAQMGLHLEGFSPHFESEHRMRHQDGSYHWMLSRGLAVRDSSYKVTRMAGSQTDVTERKQVEEQLLHDAFHDVLTGLPNRALFIDRLGLAIERSKRPGHNLFAVLFLDLDRFKVINDSLGHMIGDQLLIAIARRLEACLRGGDTVARLGGDEFTILLEDIVDIHDATRIANRIHQALLSPFNLQGQEVFTSVSIGIALSETGYDWPEDLLRDADTAMYRAKSLGRACHEVFDRTMHLRAVELLHLETDLRRAIERQELQLYYQPIVSLTTSRIHGFEALIRWQHPERGLISPAEFIPLAEETGLIVPIGLWVLREACQQTQKWQKQFSDNFPLTISVNLSGKQFSQPDLIEQIERVLQQTALEARSLKLEITESVMMENAESATKMLLKLKALGVQLHIDDFGTGYSSLSYLHRFPIDQLKIDCSFVKRLGADDESAEIVRAIVTLAHNLGMHVTAEGVETAEQLMHLRALECEYGQGYFFFQPLPETMVEKLILTEQQCYESYPCLTSELENPTNADPASAKPTHLALPMLNAESLRANQEMMPKFPSI from the coding sequence ATGTATCAGTACCCCATTAAAGTGCTGCTGGTTGAAGATGATGAGGATGATTACATTCTCACTCAGTCATTGCTCTCAGAAATTGAGGGTGGCACCTTTAGCCTGGAATGGGTCAACTGCTATGAAGCAGCACTGAGCATCATGGGGCAGCATCAGCATGATGTTTATTTAATTGACTATCGCTTAGGGTTGTACAACGGTCTAGAGTTGTTGCAGGCTGCGATCGCTCAAGGCTGTAGAGCGCCAATCATTTTGCTAACGGGGCAAGGGGATCACGAAGTGGATGTCGCTGCGATGCGAGCAGGGGCCGCCGACTACCTCGTGAAGGGCCGAATGGATGCCACCTTACTAGAGCGAGCCATTCGTTATGCCATTGAGCGCAAGCGCACTCTAGAAGCCTTACGAACCAGTGAATCTCGCCTAGAAGGAATTTTAGCTTCCCTTGATGATGTGGTGTGGTCGATTTCAGCTACCACATTTGAAACTATTTACATTAGTCCTTCCGCTGCCGCTCTCTACGGTCGCCCTGTAACTGAGTTTTACCAAAATTCGCAACTCTGGCTGGAAATCGTTCACCCAGAAGATCTAGAGCAGGTCAAAGTAGCCTCAGAACGCTTGCTCAAGGTGGGTTCCAAAAATCTAGAGTACCGGATTCTACAGCCAACAGGCGAGCTTCGCTGGATTCATGATCGAGCGCATGTGGTCTATGACGAGAACAACCACGGCATTCGCATTGATGGCATGGCGATTGATATTACCGACACAAAGCAAGCCGAAGCTGCGTTAAGGCAAGTTGTCCGCGAAAATAGCCAACTGGCTTCTGCGATCGCCAACATGACCATTGGAGTCGTGATCACAGACCCCAATCTCCCCGACAACCCGATCATTTTTGCCAATCCGGGCTTCACCAAAATGACCGGATATACCGCTGAAGAAGTGCTCGGTTGCAACTGTCGATTTTTACAAGGCACTGGCACTAATCCCGATCATCTCAATGCCATGCGTCAGGCGATCGCGACCCATCGCTCTACCACCCAAGTGCTACTGAACTATCGCAAAGATGGCACCACTTTCTGGAATGAACTGACCATCAACCCAGTGTTTGACGGAGATGGCAAGCTGATCAACTTCATTGGCTTACAAAATGATGTCACAGCCCGTAAGCAAGCCGAAGAAGACCTGCGGGAGAGCCAAGAACGCTATGCCCTAGCGGTAGAGGGAGCCAATGATGGCTTGTGGGACTGGAATCTCAAAACCAATGAAATTTATTTTTCTCCTCGCTGGAAATCTATGTTGGGGTATCAGGAGGGAGAAATTGGCAGTTTTCCTGAAGAATGGTTTAGCCGAGTTCACCCCGAAGATGTGGAGCGCTTAAAAGCCCAGATGGGGTTGCATCTAGAAGGATTTTCTCCTCACTTTGAGAGTGAACATCGGATGCGGCACCAAGATGGCTCCTACCATTGGATGCTGAGCCGAGGGCTCGCCGTTCGAGATAGCAGTTATAAAGTGACACGCATGGCAGGTTCTCAGACCGATGTCACCGAGCGCAAGCAAGTCGAAGAACAACTGCTCCATGATGCCTTTCATGATGTTTTGACGGGTTTACCCAACCGCGCTTTGTTTATCGATCGCTTGGGGTTAGCAATTGAGCGATCGAAGCGCCCTGGGCATAACTTGTTTGCGGTGTTATTCCTCGATTTAGACCGCTTCAAGGTGATCAACGACAGCTTGGGGCACATGATTGGCGACCAACTACTGATTGCGATCGCCCGTCGTCTGGAAGCTTGCTTGCGGGGGGGAGATACCGTAGCGCGGTTGGGGGGAGACGAGTTCACAATTCTCCTAGAAGATATTGTGGATATTCATGATGCCACTCGCATCGCCAACCGCATTCACCAAGCCCTGCTCTCCCCCTTCAACTTGCAAGGGCAGGAAGTCTTTACGTCCGTCAGCATTGGCATTGCCCTCAGCGAAACAGGATACGATTGGCCCGAAGATTTGCTCCGCGATGCTGACACTGCCATGTATCGCGCTAAATCCTTGGGACGCGCCTGTCATGAGGTGTTCGATCGCACTATGCACTTGCGGGCCGTAGAACTTCTGCATCTAGAAACCGATTTACGACGGGCGATCGAGCGTCAAGAACTACAACTGTATTACCAACCGATCGTCTCCCTCACTACAAGCAGAATTCATGGCTTTGAAGCCTTAATTCGTTGGCAACATCCAGAGCGCGGCTTAATTTCCCCAGCCGAATTTATTCCGTTAGCAGAAGAAACGGGATTAATTGTTCCCATTGGGCTATGGGTGCTACGCGAAGCTTGCCAACAAACGCAAAAGTGGCAAAAGCAGTTTTCGGATAACTTCCCCCTCACCATCAGCGTGAACCTCTCTGGGAAGCAGTTCTCGCAGCCAGACTTGATTGAACAAATCGAGCGAGTTTTGCAACAAACCGCGCTAGAGGCCCGCAGTCTCAAGCTGGAAATCACTGAAAGCGTGATGATGGAGAATGCGGAATCTGCGACCAAGATGTTGCTGAAGCTCAAAGCGTTGGGAGTGCAGCTCCATATTGATGATTTTGGCACTGGCTATTCGTCGCTGAGCTATCTACACCGCTTCCCGATTGATCAGCTCAAAATCGACTGCTCGTTTGTAAAGCGTCTCGGAGCAGATGATGAAAGCGCCGAAATTGTGCGAGCGATCGTCACCCTAGCCCATAACCTAGGAATGCATGTCACGGCGGAAGGGGTGGAAACAGCCGAACAATTGATGCACCTGCGGGCTCTAGAGTGTGAATACGGCCAAGGCTATTTCTTCTTCCAACCCCTACCAGAAACAATGGTTGAGAAACTGATTTTGACGGAGCAGCAATGCTACGAAAGCTATCCTTGCCTAACTTCTGAGTTGGAAAACCCCACAAACGCCGATCCAGCATCGGCCAAGCCAACCCACCTAGCTTTACCAATGCTTAATGCCGAATCACTACGAGCCAACCAAGAAATGATGCCGAAGTTTCCTTCTATTTGA
- the urtE gene encoding urea ABC transporter ATP-binding subunit UrtE, with translation MMNSANAAIAPENAPGSATTPSPMLQVAGLNVYYGESHILREVDLSVPMGKMVCLIGRNGVGKTTLLKTVMGLLQPRSGNIYLAGDRINAKSPDQRARLGIGYVPQGREIIPRLTVKENLLLGLEACSDRKTRQQAEIPAEIFELFPVLKTMLSRQGGDLSGGQQQQLAIARALMGKPRLLVLDEPTEGIQPSIILEIEAAVRRIIAETGISVLLVEQHLHFVRQADWYYAMQKGGIVASGSTQELSNDVIQQFLAV, from the coding sequence ATGATGAATTCAGCTAACGCCGCGATCGCCCCAGAGAACGCTCCCGGAAGTGCGACCACCCCATCTCCCATGCTTCAGGTGGCGGGACTCAATGTTTACTACGGGGAGAGCCATATTCTGCGCGAGGTTGATCTCAGCGTCCCGATGGGTAAGATGGTCTGCCTGATCGGGCGCAATGGTGTGGGTAAAACGACCCTGCTCAAAACTGTAATGGGTTTGCTGCAACCCCGGAGCGGCAACATTTATCTAGCGGGCGATCGCATTAATGCCAAATCCCCTGACCAAAGGGCCAGACTCGGCATTGGTTATGTGCCGCAAGGACGGGAGATCATTCCTCGCCTAACCGTGAAAGAGAATTTGTTATTGGGGCTGGAGGCTTGTAGCGATCGCAAAACTCGCCAGCAAGCAGAAATCCCTGCGGAAATCTTTGAGCTATTTCCCGTACTTAAGACCATGCTCTCACGACAAGGAGGAGACTTAAGCGGCGGTCAACAACAACAACTAGCGATCGCCCGTGCGCTGATGGGCAAACCCCGCTTACTCGTCCTAGATGAACCCACTGAAGGCATCCAACCTTCCATCATTTTGGAGATCGAAGCCGCAGTGCGGCGGATTATTGCTGAAACTGGGATCTCGGTGCTGCTGGTCGAGCAACATCTCCACTTTGTTCGTCAAGCCGATTGGTACTACGCCATGCAAAAAGGCGGCATCGTGGCATCTGGCTCTACCCAAGAACTCAGCAACGATGTGATTCAACAATTCTTGGCCGTGTAA
- a CDS encoding response regulator yields the protein MKQASRNSSGKPITILMADDDEDDRMLAQEALEECRLANDLHFVEDGEELLDYLYHRGQFAPQSLSPRPGLILLDLNMPRKDGREALQAIKADPELRHIPIVVLTTSQAEEDIYRTYDLGANSYITKPVTFESLVEVMKILGRYWFEIVELPAED from the coding sequence ATGAAGCAAGCCTCCCGCAACTCCTCTGGTAAACCCATCACGATTCTTATGGCCGATGATGACGAGGACGATCGTATGCTGGCTCAAGAAGCATTAGAGGAATGTAGGCTGGCTAATGACTTGCATTTTGTCGAAGATGGGGAGGAACTGCTGGACTATCTTTACCATCGGGGGCAGTTTGCTCCTCAATCCCTGTCGCCTCGTCCAGGGTTAATTCTGCTAGACCTCAACATGCCCCGCAAAGATGGTCGGGAAGCTCTCCAAGCGATCAAGGCCGATCCAGAGCTACGTCACATTCCCATTGTCGTCCTCACCACTTCTCAAGCCGAGGAAGACATCTATCGCACCTACGATCTAGGAGCCAACTCTTACATCACCAAGCCTGTTACCTTTGAGTCGTTGGTAGAGGTGATGAAAATTCTGGGCCGATATTGGTTTGAAATTGTTGAGTTGCCAGCAGAGGACTGA
- the ureG gene encoding urease accessory protein UreG, with protein MSTLRVGIAGPVGSGKTALVELLCKALRQQYNIAVVTNDIYTQEDAQFLVRHQALAQDRIIGVETGGCPHTAIREDASINLAAIAQLEQRFQSLDLLFVESGGDNLASTFSPELVDLTLYVIDVAAGDKIPRKGGPGITKSDLLVINKIDLAPFVGADLGVMERDATKMRGDKPFVFTNLKTQVGLDRVLNFIAENM; from the coding sequence ATGAGTACGCTACGAGTTGGGATCGCAGGTCCCGTAGGATCTGGTAAGACTGCTTTGGTAGAACTGCTTTGTAAAGCGTTACGGCAGCAGTACAACATTGCAGTGGTGACCAATGACATTTACACCCAAGAAGATGCTCAGTTTTTAGTGCGACATCAAGCGCTGGCGCAGGATCGCATCATTGGAGTCGAAACGGGAGGATGTCCTCATACCGCGATTCGAGAAGATGCCTCAATCAACTTAGCCGCGATCGCTCAGTTAGAGCAGCGTTTCCAGAGCTTAGATTTACTGTTTGTAGAGAGTGGTGGTGATAATCTTGCCTCTACTTTTAGCCCAGAACTTGTTGATCTCACCCTTTATGTCATTGATGTTGCAGCAGGGGATAAAATTCCTCGCAAGGGTGGCCCCGGAATTACCAAATCAGATTTGTTAGTGATTAACAAAATTGATTTAGCTCCCTTTGTGGGTGCTGACCTAGGGGTAATGGAACGAGACGCTACTAAAATGCGAGGCGATAAGCCCTTTGTCTTTACTAATCTCAAAACTCAAGTAGGTTTAGACCGAGTACTTAATTTTATTGCAGAGAATATGTAG
- the urtA gene encoding urea ABC transporter substrate-binding protein, protein MARQFGRRKFLIYGSATFGTSILLKACANNPTPQAGDASPTTAASPAAAGSGNTIKVGILHSLSGTMAISEKSVVDAEQLAIAEINQAGGVLGKQIEAVVEDGASDWPTFAEKATKLIDQDKVATVFGCWTSASRKAVLPVFEQKNHMLWYPVQYEGQECSKNIFYTGAAPNQQIEPSVDWLLENKGKEFFLVGSDYVFPRTANTIIKAQLEAKGAKVVGEDYLPLGSTEVTPIIAKIKQALPNGGVIYNTLNGDSNVAFFKQLQGAGMGPDKYPSMSVSIAEEEVKAIGPEYLKGHYAAWNYFQTVDTPANKKFVEAFKAKYGSDRVTNDPMEAAYIMVYVWKQAVEKAGAVDDMEKVRAAAIGQTFDAPEGQVALAPNHHLSKVVRIGEVRDDGLFEIVSSTDKAVAPVPWNQYVAETKGFACDWSDPAKGGKYKTT, encoded by the coding sequence ATGGCAAGGCAGTTTGGGCGGCGCAAGTTTCTGATTTACGGCTCAGCCACTTTTGGTACTAGCATTTTGCTAAAAGCTTGCGCCAACAATCCCACCCCTCAAGCAGGCGATGCTTCCCCTACGACAGCAGCATCCCCTGCCGCCGCTGGTAGCGGTAATACCATCAAGGTTGGGATTCTTCATTCGCTAAGTGGCACGATGGCCATTAGTGAAAAGAGTGTGGTAGATGCTGAACAGTTAGCGATCGCAGAAATTAATCAAGCAGGTGGTGTTTTAGGCAAACAAATTGAAGCTGTGGTAGAAGATGGCGCTTCTGACTGGCCTACCTTCGCTGAAAAAGCAACTAAACTAATTGACCAAGATAAGGTCGCAACTGTCTTTGGCTGTTGGACCTCTGCCAGCCGCAAAGCCGTACTGCCTGTCTTTGAGCAAAAGAATCATATGCTCTGGTATCCAGTGCAGTATGAAGGGCAAGAATGTTCCAAAAACATCTTCTACACTGGAGCCGCTCCCAACCAACAGATTGAACCTTCTGTAGATTGGCTGCTAGAAAACAAAGGCAAAGAGTTCTTCTTGGTGGGATCTGACTATGTTTTCCCTCGCACCGCCAACACCATCATCAAGGCTCAGTTAGAAGCCAAGGGTGCCAAGGTTGTCGGAGAAGACTACCTACCTCTAGGCAGTACAGAAGTGACACCGATTATTGCCAAAATCAAGCAGGCTTTACCCAACGGTGGCGTCATCTACAACACGCTGAACGGAGACAGCAACGTTGCTTTCTTCAAGCAGTTGCAGGGCGCGGGGATGGGACCAGACAAATATCCCTCTATGTCCGTCAGTATTGCGGAAGAAGAGGTTAAGGCGATCGGCCCGGAATATCTCAAAGGGCATTATGCAGCCTGGAACTATTTCCAAACCGTAGATACTCCTGCCAACAAGAAGTTTGTGGAAGCGTTCAAAGCCAAGTATGGCAGCGATCGCGTCACCAATGACCCAATGGAAGCAGCCTACATCATGGTCTATGTGTGGAAGCAAGCGGTCGAGAAGGCTGGGGCAGTAGATGACATGGAGAAGGTACGGGCTGCTGCTATTGGTCAAACCTTTGATGCTCCAGAAGGCCAAGTGGCTTTAGCCCCCAACCATCACTTGTCCAAAGTGGTACGCATTGGTGAGGTTCGCGACGATGGCCTGTTTGAGATCGTCTCCTCTACTGACAAAGCCGTAGCCCCTGTGCCTTGGAACCAGTATGTCGCTGAAACCAAGGGCTTTGCTTGTGACTGGTCTGACCCAGCCAAGGGTGGCAAGTACAAGACCACTTAG
- the urtD gene encoding urea ABC transporter ATP-binding protein UrtD produces the protein MNSKILEIENLTVSFDGFKALKQLNFSMDTGELRVVIGPNGAGKTTFLDVITGKVKPTEGRVLFKGRNLRSLSEHKIARFGVGRKFQTPRIYLNLSVRDNLAIAGSRSKSVLSTLFGRASTAERRNISSLLETIGLATKADGLAGLLSHGEKQRLEIGMLVAQSPDLLLVDEPVAGLTDEETANIGDLLLALAESHSILVIEHDMEFVRQIARQVTVLHEGSVLCEGTIEQVQSDPRVIEVYLGQQSEMHAEAVREEIGTT, from the coding sequence ATGAACAGCAAAATTCTGGAAATTGAGAATCTTACCGTTAGCTTCGATGGCTTTAAAGCTCTGAAGCAGCTTAACTTCAGCATGGACACTGGCGAACTCCGAGTCGTGATTGGCCCCAATGGTGCAGGTAAAACTACCTTTCTGGATGTCATCACAGGTAAGGTCAAGCCTACTGAAGGGCGAGTGCTGTTTAAGGGTCGCAATTTGCGATCGCTCTCAGAACACAAAATTGCCCGTTTTGGTGTGGGTCGCAAGTTCCAAACTCCTCGCATCTACCTCAATCTCTCAGTGCGAGATAACTTAGCGATCGCGGGCAGCCGCTCCAAGTCTGTGCTCTCAACTTTATTTGGCCGCGCCTCTACCGCAGAGCGACGCAACATTAGCAGTTTGCTAGAAACCATTGGCTTAGCGACCAAGGCTGATGGCTTGGCAGGATTGCTCTCCCACGGTGAAAAGCAGCGCCTAGAAATTGGTATGCTCGTTGCCCAATCGCCCGATCTGTTGCTGGTGGATGAACCTGTGGCAGGTCTGACCGATGAAGAAACCGCCAATATTGGGGATCTGCTGCTGGCATTGGCTGAAAGTCACTCGATTTTGGTGATTGAGCACGACATGGAGTTTGTTCGCCAGATTGCTCGCCAAGTCACCGTTCTCCATGAGGGATCGGTGCTTTGCGAAGGCACCATCGAACAAGTACAGAGCGATCCGCGTGTGATCGAAGTGTATCTAGGTCAACAGTCAGAGATGCATGCTGAAGCGGTTAGAGAGGAGATCGGCACCACATGA
- a CDS encoding SemiSWEET transporter codes for MDAVTLLGLVAAALTTTAFVPQLFKTWRSKSAKDVSLWMLITFSIGVFLWLIYGVYIQSLPVIIANSVTFVLSSINLILKLRYES; via the coding sequence ATGGATGCTGTGACATTGCTGGGTCTTGTTGCTGCCGCTTTAACGACTACCGCTTTTGTGCCGCAATTATTCAAAACCTGGCGCTCTAAATCTGCCAAAGATGTTTCTCTATGGATGCTGATCACGTTTTCCATTGGAGTTTTTCTATGGCTGATTTATGGTGTTTATATCCAGTCTTTGCCTGTGATTATTGCTAATTCTGTTACTTTTGTTTTGTCATCGATCAATTTGATTTTGAAACTTCGCTACGAATCCTAA
- a CDS encoding branched-chain amino acid ABC transporter permease has protein sequence MLTGLVDGILGGIGIGSVLLLAALGLAIVFGLMGVINMAHGELMMLGAYTTFVVQNVFKSLGGDWLETYILFALPLAFLVAALMGLILERGVVRYLYGRPLETLLATWGVSLILQQFVRSVNWVLVIGLALFCLFFFGGMWLLSRRADWQRLRGWAIALLLPISFGISAVTGNILSQTYKLAVAKPWFGAQNVDVTAPKWLRSGFSLGSFQVSSVRLFIVALTIFCVVGIYLFLQRSPWGLRIRAVTQNRSMSACLGIPTQKVDALTFALGSGLAGVAGCALSLLGSVGPNTGQNYIVDTFMVVVVGGVGKLVGSIVAAMAIGTLTYLIGSDAFRPLLTAVPPLADFFTFFSSTSMAKVMVFALIVVFLQVRPAGLFPQKGRTVDA, from the coding sequence ATGCTGACGGGATTGGTAGATGGGATTTTGGGTGGTATTGGTATCGGTTCGGTGTTGTTGCTAGCAGCACTGGGACTCGCCATTGTGTTCGGCCTCATGGGCGTGATCAACATGGCCCACGGGGAACTGATGATGTTGGGGGCTTACACCACCTTTGTGGTTCAGAATGTGTTTAAGAGCCTAGGAGGTGACTGGCTAGAAACCTACATTCTCTTTGCGCTCCCTTTGGCCTTTTTGGTCGCAGCTTTAATGGGGCTAATTTTGGAGCGAGGAGTGGTGCGCTATCTGTATGGACGCCCGCTAGAAACCTTGCTAGCTACCTGGGGCGTGAGCTTGATCTTGCAGCAGTTTGTGCGGAGCGTGAACTGGGTGCTGGTGATTGGTCTAGCTCTCTTTTGCCTCTTCTTTTTTGGTGGCATGTGGCTGCTATCTCGTCGCGCTGATTGGCAACGTTTGCGGGGTTGGGCGATCGCGCTACTGTTGCCGATCTCGTTTGGTATTTCTGCGGTCACAGGCAATATCCTCAGCCAAACTTATAAGCTGGCTGTAGCTAAACCTTGGTTTGGGGCGCAAAACGTAGATGTTACCGCGCCTAAATGGCTCCGCAGTGGCTTCTCTTTGGGGAGCTTTCAAGTCTCCTCGGTGCGTCTCTTTATTGTGGCGCTAACTATCTTTTGTGTTGTGGGCATTTATCTCTTTTTGCAGCGATCGCCTTGGGGTTTACGCATCCGAGCTGTGACCCAAAACCGCAGCATGAGTGCTTGTTTAGGTATCCCCACACAGAAAGTAGATGCGCTTACCTTTGCCTTGGGGTCTGGGCTAGCAGGTGTGGCAGGATGCGCTCTGAGCTTACTCGGTTCTGTTGGCCCTAACACTGGACAGAATTACATTGTGGATACGTTCATGGTCGTTGTAGTGGGTGGTGTCGGCAAGTTGGTCGGCAGCATTGTGGCCGCAATGGCGATCGGCACCTTAACTTATCTAATCGGCTCCGATGCGTTTCGTCCTTTGTTGACGGCGGTGCCTCCATTGGCTGACTTTTTTACCTTCTTCTCTAGCACCAGTATGGCGAAGGTGATGGTCTTCGCGCTGATTGTGGTGTTTCTGCAAGTGCGTCCGGCGGGTCTGTTTCCGCAGAAAGGGCGAACGGTGGACGCATAA
- the urtC gene encoding urea ABC transporter permease subunit UrtC encodes MVETAIGNRGIDWRRHRKLLIEVGIVGAIALGLIFVMPLLLTGFRLNLLGRFLALAIAALGIDLIWGYTGLLSLGHGVFFALGGYALAMHLKLQIPVETQGVVPLPEFMGLYGVTELPWFWQPFYSFPFTAFAIVLIPGLLAAVLGYLVFRNRIRGVYFSILTQAATIIFFNLFNGQQKFINGTNGLTDFRTLFGATVSAPQTQFVFYSLTVLLLVAAYALCRWLTTGRFGNLLVAIRDDESRVRFSGYDPTGFKVLVFAVSAGLAGLAGAMFTLQTGIISPKAMDIAFSIEMVIWVAVGGRASLVGAVLGALLVNYGKSLLSERFPDIWLFFQGALFLLVVMVLPNGLIGWLRFQGMQQLRSLLGRRPYVMTYPSLETDPDVEQERQTLSKHD; translated from the coding sequence ATGGTGGAGACAGCAATTGGGAATCGAGGGATAGATTGGCGCAGGCATCGCAAACTGCTGATAGAAGTTGGCATTGTGGGTGCGATCGCGCTGGGCCTAATTTTCGTAATGCCGCTTTTACTGACTGGCTTCCGGTTGAATTTGCTGGGGCGATTTCTAGCTCTGGCGATCGCAGCTTTGGGAATTGACTTGATCTGGGGCTACACAGGTTTGCTCAGTTTGGGGCATGGTGTATTTTTTGCCTTGGGTGGCTATGCCTTAGCCATGCACTTGAAGTTGCAGATTCCTGTGGAAACCCAAGGTGTTGTACCCTTGCCAGAATTCATGGGCTTGTATGGGGTGACGGAACTTCCCTGGTTTTGGCAACCATTTTATTCATTTCCTTTCACAGCATTTGCGATCGTGCTGATTCCGGGGTTGCTGGCGGCAGTTCTGGGATATCTCGTTTTCCGCAATCGCATTCGGGGTGTCTACTTCTCGATCCTCACTCAAGCCGCCACGATTATCTTTTTCAATCTCTTTAACGGTCAGCAGAAGTTTATTAATGGCACCAACGGCCTCACCGACTTCCGCACCTTATTTGGAGCTACTGTCAGCGCTCCCCAGACTCAATTTGTCTTCTACAGCCTCACGGTTTTACTGTTGGTCGCAGCTTACGCCCTTTGCCGTTGGCTTACCACAGGTCGCTTCGGTAATTTACTAGTTGCCATTCGTGATGACGAAAGCCGTGTACGTTTCTCTGGATACGATCCCACTGGGTTCAAGGTTTTAGTTTTTGCGGTTTCCGCAGGTTTAGCAGGCTTAGCAGGAGCCATGTTTACCCTGCAAACGGGCATCATCTCACCCAAAGCCATGGATATTGCCTTCTCGATTGAGATGGTGATTTGGGTTGCAGTAGGAGGCCGCGCTTCTCTGGTTGGTGCTGTACTGGGTGCTCTCCTCGTTAACTATGGCAAAAGCTTATTGAGCGAGCGCTTCCCGGATATTTGGCTCTTCTTCCAGGGAGCTTTGTTTCTCCTGGTGGTAATGGTGTTGCCCAACGGTTTGATCGGTTGGTTGCGTTTTCAAGGGATGCAACAACTGCGATCGCTCTTAGGCCGTCGCCCCTATGTCATGACCTATCCCAGTCTCGAAACCGATCCCGACGTTGAGCAAGAACGTCAAACGCTTAGCAAACATGATTAG